In Elephas maximus indicus isolate mEleMax1 chromosome 4, mEleMax1 primary haplotype, whole genome shotgun sequence, a genomic segment contains:
- the LOC126075588 gene encoding olfactory receptor 6C2-like, with the protein MTNHTVITTFILLGMTEDPKLRIVLLVFLFLTYFLCVAGNMTIITLTLLDSHLQTPMYFFLRNFSFLEVSFTSVCIPRFLYSLTTGDKTCTYNACATQLFFGILFGATEFFLFAAMSYDRYVAICKPLHYTTIMNNKFCTTLLLCCWGAGLLIIVPPLGMGLQLKFCDSNLVDSFACDAYPILQITCSDTELIEKVVLAFAVLTLITTLLGVLLSYTYIISTILKFPSPQQRKKAFSTCSSHMIVVSMSYGSSIFAYIKPSRNEGVALNKVVGLLFTSVVPMLNPFIYTLRNKQVKEAFKDTVKRVAFLIKK; encoded by the coding sequence ATGACAAATCACACAGTGATAACAACATTCATCCTGCTGGGAATGACGGAGGACCCAAAATTACGAATCGTGcttttggtatttttatttctcaccTACTTTTTGTGTGTGGCTGGGAACATGACAATTATCACTCTCACACTTTTGGATTCCCATCTTCAAactcccatgtatttttttctccgaaatttctctttcttagaagtCTCATTCACCTCCGTCTGTATTCCCAGATTCCTGTACAGCCTGACAACTGGAGATAAAACTTGTACCTATAATGCGTGTGCCACGCAATTGTTTTTTGGTATCCTCTTTGGAGCAACTGAGTTTTTTCTCTTTGCTGCCATGTCCTATGATCGCTACGTGGCCATCTGTAAGCCCCTACATTACACAACCATCATGAACAACAAGTTCTGCACTACACTCCTTCTCTGCTGTTGGGGTGCTGGCCTGTTGATTATTGTCCCCCCTCTTGGCATGGGTCTCCAGCTGAAATTCTGTGACTCAAATCTCGTTGATAGTTTTGCTTGTGACGCATATCCTATCCTACAGATCACCTGTTCAGACACAGAGCTTATAGAAAAAGTTGTTTTGGCTTTTGCTGTGCTAACACTGATTACTACCCTACTGGGTGTGCTTCTCTCCTACACATACATCATCAGCACCATTCTAAAATTCCCTTCTCCCCAACAAAGGAAAAAGGCCTTTTCCACCTGTTCTTCTCATATGATTGTGGTTTCCATGAGCTATGGCAGTTCCATCTTCGCCTACATTAAACCTTCAAGAAACGAAGGAGTAGCCCTTAATAAGGTGGTGGGGCTGCTCTTTACTTCAGTTGTCCCTATGCTTAATCCTTTCATTTATACACTACGAAACAAGCAGGTAAAGGAAGCCTTCAAAGACACCGTAAAAAGGGTTGCATTTCTCATAAAGAAGTAA